One part of the Lepeophtheirus salmonis chromosome 14, UVic_Lsal_1.4, whole genome shotgun sequence genome encodes these proteins:
- the LOC121129051 gene encoding polyprenol dehydrogenase, which produces MFQTIYETLFMNAIGSYYMIKESVFNTHKALEKFDQNPQKIVVITGGSRGLGLSVIRHFIKLEYFVILGCRKIEEAKKRLEELENDSAKYLILPLDLQSLESVKSFAEDVRTKASEIEILINNAGIMFTPREETKDGFESQFQTNYLSHFLLTSLLFDKIQKRIVNVSSCAHCMAYLSTNWEDLQKKNFYTPQGSYATSKAAQVLFTNYLQSKIDGSPKYKGNISVFAVHPGMIFTDLYVNTPSLLFKPISGILMKTPEQGAESILHAALSSELDNQGGAYTENSMVTEPAAFSSDLSNQKILWDITLKYLNMDKFAEGLE; this is translated from the exons atgtttcaaACAATTTATGAAACACTCTTTATGAATGCTATTGGATCATATTATATGATTAAAGAAAGCGTATTCAATACTCACAAGGCCCTAGAAA aatttgatcAAAACCCTCAAAAGATTGTTGTTATCACAGGAGGAAGTAGAGGATTAGGCCTCAGTGTGATTAGACATTTTATAAAGTTGGAATATTTCGTCATTTTAG gctgTCGTAAAATTGAGGAAGCCAAAAAAAGGCTTGAAGAATTGGAAAATGATTCtgcaaaatatcttattcttccTCTGGATCTTCAGAGTTTAGAATCCGTTAAATCTTTTGCTGAAGACGTTCGTACAAAAGCATCGGAAATAGAAATTCTTATCAATAATGCTGGAATTATGTTTACTCCTCGAGAAGAGACAAAAGATGGATTTGAATCCCAGTTTCAAACGAATTACCTATCACATTTTCTATTAACAAGTctcctttttgacaaaatacagaAACGAATCGTGAATGTGTCGTCATGCGCTCATTGTATGGCATATTTGAGCACAAACTGGGaggatttgcaaaaaaagaatttttatacaCCTCAGGGTAGTTATGCAACATCCAAAGCAGCTCAAGTCTTGTTCACTAATTACTTACAATCCAAAATCGATGGTTCACctaaatataaaggaaatatcTCCGTTTTTGCTGTTCATCCTGGAATGATTTTTACAGATCTTTATGTCAATACTCCGAGTCTT CTGTTTAAACCTATTTCCGGCATTTTAATGAAAACACCTGAGCAAGGAGCTGAATCTATTTTACATGCTGCTCTCTCTTCTGAACTTGATAACCAGGGCGGTGCATATACAGAGAATTCCATGGTCACAGAGCCAGCCGCTTTTTCTTCCGATTTATCCAATCAAAAGATCCTTTGGGATATcacattgaaatatttaaatatggataAATTTGCTGAGGGATTGGAGTAA